The DNA sequence AAAGTGGTGACTTGGAATGGTGAACCTGTTCGGTTCTTTTGTCTTGACGGAAGTCAGCCAGTCAATGGCTCCTCAGCGCAGCCGGGGCTTCGAGGTGTCGCGGGGACGGATGTTTCACCGATCTTATCCGGATTGAACATCAGATCCGCCAGGGTGATGGCGTCCAGTTCGCGCTCCATGGTTTGTGAGATTCTTTCCCAGGCTATCCTGGTGCGGCAATCGCCGCTGCGTTCGCAGATATTGGGGTTCGAGCTGCACTGGCTTATTTTGATATCGCCCTCCATGGTTCGAACGATGTCGCCAAGGGTGATGCAGGCGGGGTCTTTAAGAAAGATGTGGCCGCCGTAAGCTCCACGAACGCTTTTTATGTAACCGGCTTTTTTCAGGGGGCGAAGGATTTGTTCGATGAACGGCACGGAAATGTCTGTTTTTTCTGAGATTGCGGAGGCACAGAGCGGCCTGTCTTCAGTGTGCTCGGCCAAATCGAGCAGGATGCGGGTTGCATAACGTGATCTGGCAGACAGTTTCATGGTATCTCTCCCCTATGTTGCGGTCTGTAACGTGAAATGGAACCCGACCTTTATCTTGTGAGTATCCACTTTCATGAGCTTTTTGTTTAGATTCCGATTCCCCACAAGTCAAGAATTTTTCCTATCCCATGGAGGACACAAGCTCTTTGCTGGACAGCTTGCAGGGTCTTCGCTAAATTTACGTCAAACAGAACGGCTGACCCCGATCGGAATATTTTTTTGAAGGGGCACGGGGCAAAGGCTCTGGATGGAATCCACAACGGTGAGGTCTGCTCGTAAACGCGCTGGGGTCATCAACCATGCTTCGATTTTCTTTTGAAAAGATTTTTTTTTCCCATTTTCTTGAACACAAACGCGTGGTGTGCGCAATCCTGACCCTTGTCTTTTTTTTCATCGTGAGCTTGATCGTCCTCAACGGAAGGCCTGTAGCCCTGGCCGAACCGCTGCTTATGGCTGATCCGGCGTTTACACCGCGTGAACGTCCGGGCGTGCTTTTTGACCATGACGGGCACATGGAACTGGCGGACTGCCTCGACTGCCATCATGCATTTGAAAATGGACGAAATATCTGGGAGTACGGCATGGAAACCCAGTGTTCCGCCTGTCACACGGCCACGGACCGGGGCAGGCTTGGGTTGCGCAGAGCCGTGCACGGGCAATGCATCGGTTGCCATGCGCAGCAGCCCGCCACAGGCAGGGCTCCGGTGATGTGCGGCGCCTGTCATGTTCGCGGTGGAGGGCAGCCGTGATTCATATGGTCTACAATTTTGCCGTAGGGCCAATGGTCTGGCTGGCCTTTACGATTTTTATCGGGGGCCTAGCCTATCGCCTGATTCGCTATCGCCGCAAGGCCGTGGCCGCGAAAAAGGGGTTGCCCGGTGATTTTCGGACAAGCTGGGCCGTGCGATCAATGCTGCATTACCTTCTTCCGCTGAACCGGACGGCCAAGAGCAGCCCCTGGTCCACGGTCGCCGGATTTGCGTTGCATATCCCTCTGCTCGTGGTGGTCTTTTTCCTCTCGGCCCACGTGATCATGCTGGAACAAAGCTGGGGCGTCTCCTGGCCGACCATCCCGGATGCCTGGGCCGATGTATTGACCATGATTGCCCTGGCCGCTCTGGGCTTTCTGGCTGTGAAAAGATTGGTGCACCCTGCCTTGCGGGGACTGACGGAACCCAAGGATTTGCTGGTTCTGCTCCTGGTCGCCCTGCCCCTGCTCACCGGACTGGCCGCGCACCGGCAGTGGGGCGATTATCCGCTGATGCTGACCCTGCATGTGTTGAGCGCGAATATTCTCTTGATGCTCATCCCCTTTACCAAGCTGTCACACATGGCGCTCTTCTTCGTCTCCCGCGCGGCGACGGGCAGCGACTTCGGCAAGCGGCAGGTGGGGGCATGGTGACGAAAAGGAGCGATTCTTGACCATAGATACCCAGACCCTCTCCCGAACTCTGGCCGACAAGGCCGGGGCTCGACTGGAGATGTGGTTGTCCATTTGTTCCCGGTGCGGGATGTGCGCAGAAGGATGTCACTACTACGCTTCCAATCCCAGACCGGAGCATGTTCCGGCCTTTCGGATCAAGCCGCTGGTGGATCTCTACAAAAAGCGCGGCCAAGTGGACGCCGCGGTCCTCGAAACCCTGCGCGACGTCTGCTACGGCACCTGTACCATGTGCCAGCGCTGCACCATGTACTGCCCCCACGGTATTGGTATCGCCGCCCTGGTTCATGCGGCCCGGGGCGTGGCCGTGGCCATGGGGATGACTCCGCCCGGACTGGCCAAGGGGCTGGAGAACGCCCTGGAGTTCGGCAACAACCTCGGGGTGACCGAGGAGGATTTTTTGGAAACCGTGGAGTGGCAGCTGGAGGAACTGCAGGAGGAAATGCCCACAGCCCGCGCACCCATGGACAAAGAGGGCGCAGAGTACCTGCTGACGTTTCACCCACGGGACATCAAGTTCTATCCGCAAAATCTTTTCAACTATCTCAAGCTCTACAATGCCGCCGGCATCGACTTCACCATGTCTTCCAAAGCCTGGGATTCAACCAATCTGGGGCTTTTTGCCGGAGACGTGGCCAAGGCCTCCAGGCTGGCGGCCAATGTCGCGGACACAGCCGAGCGACTCAAGGTCAAGGCGGTGATCACCGCGGAGTGAGGCCACTCCATGAAGGCCCTCGGGTTCGAGGCGCCATACTGGTTGGGCAGGAAATTCTCCTTTGAGGCCATGCCGCCGATCAAGGTCTGGGCGGATTGCCTGCATGCCGGGACTCTGAAACTCAAGACTGGGTTTCATGCAGCCCCGGTCACGTTTCAGGATTCCTGCAACTTTGTGCGCAATGCGGGCATGTATCGGCAATCCAGAGATTTGATGTCCGTGGTGGCCACGGACTTTCGTGAAATGCATCCACATGGCAACACGACGTACTGCTGCGGCAACGGCGGGGGTCAGGGGCTGATGCCGGAATACAAGCAGGCCAAGATCGCCGCGCTGAAGGCCAAGGCCGACTGCATCCGGGCCACGGGCGCCAAGACGGTTGTCGTGGCGTGCCACAACTGCGAGGACGGAATTCACGAAACCTGCAAAAACTATGAGCTGGACGCCAAGGTCGAGCTGTTCAGCGCCTACCTGGCGGAAGCGGTGGACCTGGAGGGGAACTGAAAGCGGGATTGTTCCTACGAAAAAAACATGCGCAGCCAACAGCCAGCAACGGCCCAGTGAGATTATCTCGCCGGGCCGTTTTTTTACGCGCGAAGAGGGCAGGGGAAGCGTTATTCATCGGCGTCTTCCGTGAAGGTACGGCAAACCGACTCAAATCAGACAATTTTCTCGTCAATCAGTCCAGGAATTGTTCACAATATTTACGCTGAATCATTCATTTTCTTTAGGACAAGTCGAGACGTGTCCAAAAACGAAACACCAATTCACATGTTTTTTGTTGGAATTGCCATGCGTTGCTTTACCCTTGCCGAATTCAGACAAGACAATCGAATAATATCATGATGTTACCTGGATCAGAAAAATAAACAGTGTCGTGGCATAGGAATTGCCAATAATAGAGGCATGAGGCTTTGTGCAACCATGTAAGCTAATAAATATAATGGAATATTTATTTGATCACGCCGATTGATTCGTGTTTTGACGGGACTTCTAAGGACTCACGTGATCCGATCCGACAGAATGAACATTGTTCGAGAACCTCAAGGAGGAGCCATGAAACAATTGGAGATTGACGGAATGGACGGCAAAGACGGGACCACGGTCAGCAGGCGATCGTTCGTCAAAGGAGCGGCCGCGGCGTGCGCCGGGCTGGCCACCGGCGGGCCAGCGCTCAGTGCCCTGGCCCCGAACACTGCGCATGCCAAAGGCCCTTTGGCCGAAGGCAAATGGGTCAGCAGCTGCTGCGTGGGCTGTACGTCCTGGTGTTCCAAGCAGGTATTTGTGATCAAGGGGCGGGCCGTGAAGATTCGCGGCAACCCGCATTCCAAGACCAACGGCATCAGCTCCTGTCCACGGGCCCATTTGGCCCTGCAGCAGGTCTACGACCCGGACCGGGTCAAGACGCCCATGAAACGGACCAACCCCAAAAAAGGTCGGCATGAGGACCCTGGCTTCGTGCCCATTTCCTGGGACGAGGCTCTGGACATGCTGGCGGACAAGATCATGGAACTGCGGGCCAACGACGAAACCCACAAGTTCATGCTCATGCGCGGGCGCTACACGGCACTGAGAGATCTGCTGTATGATCGCCTGCCGAAAATCATCGGCTCTCCCAACAACATCTCTCACAGCTCCATCTGCGCGGAAGCCGAAAAGATGCGCTATTTCCAGGAAGGGCAGTGGGCCTACATGCAGTATGACATTCCAAATACCCGCTACGTGCTGATCTGGGGCGCGGACCCGGTGGTGGCCAACCGCGGGGTCTCCTCCTACCTGAACAGCTGGGGCCGGGCCCTGGACAACGCCCGGATCGTCTCGGTGGAACCACGGCTCACTGGTACGGCCGGTAAATGCGACGAATGGCTGCCGGTCAAGCCGGGCCATGATGGCGCTTTGGCCTCGGCCATGGCCCATGTCGTTTTGGTGGAGGGAATGTGGTACAAACCCTTTGTTGGTGATTTTTTTGACGGACAAAACCGGTTCATCCCCGGCCAGAAGGTTAATGAAAACGTTTTTCTGGAAAAGCATACTCACGGCCTGGCCAAGTGGTGGAACCTGTATCTGAAGGACGCGACCCCGGAATGGGCCGAGCCGCTCTGCGGCATTTCAGCGGAGCAGATTCGCCGCGTGGCCATGGGATTCGCCGCGGCGGCTCCCAACTGCATCTCTTGGGTCGGCGGCGGGCCGGCCATGCAGCCTCGGGGTACCTATGGCTGCCTGGCGGCCAATGCCCTGAACGGCCTTGTGGGGGGGTGCGACAACGTTGGAGGCGTTCTGCGTTACAACTCGCGGAGCTACCAGGACTTCCCCTCTCCCAACGATTTCATGGACGAGATGGCCCAAACCAATTCAAAGAAAGAAAAGATCGACCAACGCGGCCGTCTGGAATGGCCCAATCTGGCACGGGGAAGGTCCGGGGCCGGTGTGAACGCCAACAATGTGGCCGACGCGATCATCAGCGAGGACCCCAACGAAATCAAAGTGGCCATGGGCTATTTCAATAACTTTAATTTTTCCTGCCCTGGCACCGGCCGCTGGGACCAGGCCATGTCCAAGGTCGACTTTTTCGCCCACCTGACCACCCATGCCTCGGAAATGAGTTTCTACGCGGATATCGTGCTGCCGGTGAACAATTGCATGTTCGAGGCCTGGGGTACTTTGGACAACTCCAGTAACGGCTATCGGTCCGTGAGCCTGATGCAGCCAGCCATTGAGCGGCTCTGGGACACCAAGAGCATGGAAACGGAAATCCCCTGGCTTTTGGCCGAAAAGCTGGCCCAGCGCGGATTCGACAATCTGCTGCGCTACTATCAAGCCGTGGTGGACCCGGAAACCGGCAAAACACCTACCAATGATAAGGAATTCGAGCTTTACGCCATCAAGCACCTGATGCAGTATTTCTGGGATCCGACCCAGAGCAAGGGTGGCGACAAATTTCTCGGGTGGGAACACTTCGTGGAAGTCGGGGTCTGGAACTCCGATCCCTATTTATACCGGGCCCGGTGGAGCAACATGGGCACCAAGACCGGGAAGTTCGAATTCTATAGCGAAACCCTGAAGGAGGCGTTGGAGAAGCACGCTGAGCGGCACAACACCACCGTGGACCATGTCCTGGAGGTCTGCAACTACCAGGCCCGCGGCGAAATGGCCTTTATTCCGCATTACGAGGAGCCTTACGAATGGGGCGACCCGGCGGAGTACCCATTCAAATTCGTGGACTACAAGGGCCGCCTTAACCGGGAAGGTCGCAGCTCCAACTGTCCCTGGTATTTTCAACTCAAGGATCTGGATCCCGGCGACATCGCCTACGACGACGTGGCCAAGCTGAACCCCATTGACGGTGAACGTCTGGGCATCAAGACCGGGGACAAGATCCGCCTGACCACGCCCACGGGCAGCATCGTCTGCACCGCATCCCTGTGGGAGGGAACCCAGCCCGGTACCGTGGCCAAGTGCTTCGGCCAGGGACATTGGGCCTACGGGCGGCATGCGGCCAAGGTTTTTGGCAAGGAGGCCCTGGGGGCGAACAATAACGACATCATTCCGGTGGACTATGACCGTCTGAGTGGCTCCACGGCATTTTACGGCCACATCCGACTGAAAGTCGAAAAGGTCTAGGGTTTTGCGACACCAATACGCGGGCTGTTCAAAAACCTTGATGGCAAGACGCAAAAAAGGGTCAAGGCCGAAACGTATTTCTTCATACGTGAGGGTTGGGACATTTTGCGGCAACGCAGCAAGCGAGGATTTTTCAACAGCCTGCCAGGAGGAGAGATATAATGGCACGATACGCTATGGTCATAGATATGCAGCTGTGTACAGGATGCGGCGGGTGCATCATCGGATGCATGAACGAGAACAACCTGCCGGAAGGGATGCGCTGGTCCGGGAAGATAACCGAGACCCTGGGCAGATACCCCAATACCCGCTACCACTACAGGCCAACGCTTTGCAATCACTGCGAAAACGCGCCTTGTGTCCACGGCTGCCCAACCAAGTCCCTGTACAAGGCCGAGGGTGGGATCACGGCCCATGATATCAACAAGTGCATCGGTTGCCGGTACTGCATGTTCAACTGCCCCTACGAAGGGGTGATTTTTTACAACCTGCGCCAGCCGCATGCCGAATGGCGAAACGACACGGTCGTTATTCCCGGCAGCACGTCAACTCCAGCGGAAACTTTACGTCGGGCAGGCGCAAGGGGCTGGCCGATCTATAACCCGGACCCCGGCATTACCTATGCCTCAATCCGGCCCAGGGGCGTGGTGGAAAAGTGCAACTTCTGCCAACATCGGGTGATCAACGGCGAGCTGCCCTACTGCGTTGAAGTCTGCCCTTCCAAAGCCCGGACTTTCGGCGACCTGGATGATCCCCAAAGCAAGGCCAGCCAGCTTCTGGGCATGTACCCGGCCGAGCGGCTACGCGAGGAGTTGGGCACCAAGCCGCGCGTCTACTACATCCGGGAGTTTTGCCCGCAGCCACAACCACGAGCCGGGTGAGGGCATGGTCCAGGCTGACGGATTCCAACAAGCAATAGCATAATCCGCGCGGGATGGTTCAGGATGGATGTCGGGGCGGCCCTTGCGGCCGCCCTGGATGAACGAGGCAACGAGGAGCCATGAGGATCAACCGTTCCGCCATCTTGATATGGGCATGGCGCAGGCGCGGGGGTCTGACTCTGCAAGACGCGCTTATCCTCGTGATCACATGAGCCAAGCCGCCAATGTATCAACCTGTCCATTCCCCAACCTGTTGTTCAAAAAAAGACGGCCACACGGAGACCATTCATGCTCGAACTGGACATCATCGCCCGAGTGGAAACCTACAAGGCCCTGACAGGGTGCTTTTTCCCTCCGGACGAACAACTGCCGCAAAACGTGGAGAATCTGGCGGCACATTCGCTGACCTGGGTTCCGGAGGTCAACGCCTCAGCCCTTGCCATGCTGGAAAGTCTGCCCGGCGACGAACAGAGTCGCGAAGCACTGCGGGTGGAGCATGCCAGATTGTTTTTGGGGCCCTTTGAAGTCCTGGCTCCGCCCTTTGGGTCGGTCTATTTCCAAGTGAACAAGATGCTCTCCCACGAAAGCATCGACGACGCGGCGGCGCGCTACCGGGAAGCCGGGGTGACCAACGCTCCGGACAGAGGCAATCCGCCGGATCATGTCACCGCGGAGCTGGAGTTCATGTACTATCTCCTGTTTCAGGAACACGCCGCCCAGTGTCGTGATGATGCGTCGGCGGTCCGGGAATGGCGGGACCGCAGGACGGAATTCTTCCCCATTCATTTGGGAGCCTGGGGGCCGCTGTTCGCCGACAGGGTGATATCCTCCGCGCAATCGCCGTTTTATAAATATCTGGGGCTTGTCACCAAGGGTATTTTGGAGGCTGAGATGTACCTGATGACCGGCGCGGTGGAGTCGGAGCAGACCGGATAATCGACGGAAGCCATCGCTGTACCGACCACGCCCGGATAAAACGTCGACCTCAAAAGGGGGGTGATTCTGAGCGAAGCCTACCTGACGTTTACGGTATGACCGAGTGATGTCGAATGATGACACGGAGGAACCATGAGCCACACAGCCGTTATGCTGCATAACGACGCGGAGGACGTCACCCGGGTGGAGCGCCTGCTGGCTGCTCTTCGCCTGCCTTTGCTGCGCTGCGAGCAGGTTGATGAACTGGAACTATGCCTGGAGACGTGCCGACAATGCTTGGTCCTGCTCAACTTGGAGGCCAAGGGAGTGGACAACGCGCTGTTGCGCCGCGTGAGCAAGGCTTGCGATCAGGTCCACATTATCGGAATTTCCAAGCGCCCCTACCACCCCGAACTGGAGCAGGCCTTGCGCTCACATCTTCTGACCGTGGTCGCCCATCCAATCAATGACGAAGAACTGGGCTTGTGCCTGAGGGGAGTCCTGGAATCATGAGACCCACACCAACCGGCGACGGTTGCGTGCCGTGTTTTTCGCAGTAGCCATTGTGGGCTCGGTTTCTGTTCAGTCAAGCGCTTCCGGCAGAGTCCGCACGAAATCCCGAATTTCATCACGCACCCGGCGGTAGTGGCCCAGGGCCTCTTCCTCGGACTGGGCGGTCTGCGCGAGTTTGGGCGGGTCGTCGAAGCCGACGTGGAGCCGTTTGGTCTTGGCGGGGAAAAAGGGGCAGGTTTCCTGGGCGTGGCCGCACAGGGTGATCACGTAGTCGAACTCCTGTTCCGGCAGTTCATCCACGGTCTTGGAGCGAAATCCGCTGATATCCACCCCGGCCTCGGCCATGACCCGCACGGCGTGCGGATTGAGTCCGTGCTTCTCGATGCCCGCGGAAAAGGCTTCTATCACGTCGCCCTTGAGGTGCCTAGTCCAGCCTTCGGCCATCTGGCTGCGACAGGAATTGCCGGTGCAGAGAAAGAGGACTTTGACCTTGGACATGGTTTCCTCCATTGGTTTGTGGTTCGACTATCCCCAGAAATGTCCGTAGATCATTCCGCTGATGGTGGCCATGACCATCACCAGGCAGACGAAGACCACGGTTTTTTGCGTGCCCATGATGCTTCGGATGACCAGCATGTTCGGCAGGCTCAGGGCTGGGCCGGCCAGAAGCAGGGCCAGGGCCGGGCCTTTGCCCATGCCGCTGCCCAGCAGGCCTTCCAGGATGGGCACCTCGGTCAGGGTGGCGAAGTACATGAACGCGCCGACGAACGAGGCGAAAAAGTTGGCGGCCAGGGAATTGCCGCCCACGGACGCGCTGACCCACTGCGAGGGAATCAGGCCTTCGCTTCCGGGGCGCCCAAGAAGCAGTCCCGCCACGAAAACGCCGATCAGCAGCAAAGGCAGAATCTGCTTGGCGAAGATCCAGGACGACGAAAACCATTGCCCCAGTTCATCCTCTCGGGTGCTGATCACCGCGGACAGGCCGACGAATCCGGCCACGAAGGCGATGGTCGGCTCCTGGGGGAATGCCAGGGCCAGGGCCACGGTGGGCAGGACGACCAGGGCCATGCGCGACCAGGGCAGGCCGAACCAGGCCGGGAGGATCACGGCCAGGGCCGCGGCGAAGATCGCCGTTAGCATCCACTTGTGTTCCGCCACCGTCCGCCAGACGCCCTCGGCCGCTTCCGGCGCTCCCCAGTTGGCAAAGACCAGGATGCCGATCATGCTCAGAAAGTACAGGCCGGTCCGGCCGAGACCGCGCGTGGGTTCGTCCTCGGGCATGTGCGCGGCCTGGGCGGCCTTGTCCGCTTCTTCCCGGCGGTAGATCAGGTGCATGATCAGGCCGATGACCACGGCGAAGCCGACCGCCCCCAAGGCCCGGGCAATGCCCATTTCCGGCCCCAGCACCCTGGCCGTGAGCACGATGGCCAGGATATTGATGGCCGGCCCGGAATACAGAAAGGCCGTGGCCGGGCCGATGCCCGCTCCCATCCGGTAGATGCCCGCGAACAGGGGCAGGATTGTGCAAGAGCAGACCGCCAGGATTGAGCCGGAGCAGGAGGCCACGCCGTAGGCGCAGGCCTTGTTGGCTTGCGGCCCAAGATATTTGAGTACGGAGTTCTGGCTGACGAACACCCCGATGGCCCCGGCGATGAAAAAGGCCGGGATCAGGCAGAGCAGCACGTGCTCCTGGGCGTACCATCGGGCCAATTGCAAGGCCTCGTGGACCGCGTTGTCGAACCGCGGCAGGCCCACCGGCAGATGGTACATGACCAAAAAGACCGTCACGATGACGGCCAGGGGCTTCCATTCGGATTTCCAGTTCATGGCGGCACCTTTTGTTGTTCAAAAAAAGCGGACGATGCGATCAACGTAAAGAGACTGGATTCCCGCCTGCGCGGGAATGACGGTTTATCCCACCGTCGACACATTCACCCCGAGCTGCCTCCAGCGCATCAGAATATCTTGCTTGGACATGAACCCCTCGTGGCGAAAGAGCTCCTTGCCCTCGGTGTCGTAAAAAATCTGGGTGGGAATCATCCGGACGCTGAACTGGCGGCCGGCTTCCGGTTTTTTCCAGACATCGATGAAGTGCGTGGTGAAGACTTCGGCGTATTCCGCTTTCAGCTCCTGGAGGATCGAGGCCATCAGCTTGCAGGGAATGCAGTTGTCCGCGCCCAGGTCCACCAGGCGGGGCAGGTCTGAAGGGGTGCCGGGAAGCAGGTTGGGATCCACGCCGTTTTCGGCGACATGGGCCGCACGCTCCCCGAGGGTTTGCAGGTCGACGACCGCCGTCTCATCGAGCTGCCCGCTTTGGTGCTGATGGATCAAGACGATGGTCCCGAGGACGGCGATGAGAACGACGACGATGCCGATAAGGGTTTTCGAGTTCATGGGGTTTTCCTGGGCGGGGATGGATGATTGGCCGGGATGTCCGCGATGTTGAACGTAGGATTAAAACGGCGTGTCGTTAGATGTCAAAAAACGGCAAGGCGATGAAGTACAAGCCCAGCAAGCCGATCAGCGTGCCGGCGCCGCGCTTGAACCACAGGCCGCCGGTGGCCATGGAGCGGCTTTCCAGTATCCGGCGGACCAGGGCCGTGGAACTGCCGGCAATGACGATGGGGATGCAATGGCCGATGCCGAAGAGGATGATCAGCATCAGGCCGTTGGCCAGTTGGTCCTGAATGGTGATGATGGCCAGGATCGGGGCGATAAAGCCGAAGGTGCAGGAGCCGGAGAGCACTCCGTAGGCCAGGCCCAGAATCAAGGCTCCGGACTTGCCGGAGACTTTGAGCTTGCTCATCAGGCCGGTGGACATGGAGCAGCCGGACACGCCGATCATGTCCAGGGCCACCCAGATCAGGATCAGGCCCACCAGGATGGTCCACCAGGAACCGATATCCCCGAGCATCCGGCCCAGCAAAGCGCAGATGATCCCCACCAGGGCGATGGTCACGAACAGGCCGAAGGAAAACAGACCGGCGTAAACCGCGGCGGCCCGGCCCTCGATGAGCCTGTTCTGTCCGCCTACGTAGCCGACGATGAGCGGAATGGAAGCCAGATGACAGGGGCTGAAGAACACGCTGACCATGCCCCACAGGAAGCTGCCGGCCATGGCCAGTCCCGTGCCGCTGGTGATCCACATGTTCAGGGTGATGAAGAACTGGTCCATGGAAATCCTATTCGACGCCGAGCCTGGCCATTTCGGCTTCGATGGACTTTTTGTCCATGAACCCGATATGACGTTTGGCCTCGTTGCCGTCTTGATCGTAAAAGATCAGCGTGGGAATGACCTGGATGGCGTAGTGGTCGATGAGTTCAAAATGCCGATGCAGGTCGATGAATACGATGGCCGCCCGGCCCTCGTATTCCCGCTGCAGTTCCTCCCGGATGGGAACCATCATCCGGCACGGGACGCAGTTTCTGGCCCCGAAGCTGGCCACGGTGACCATGCCGGGCACGGGAGCTTCAGGTGGGTCCTCGGCCCAGCCAGCAACGGCAATGCCGACCAGCAAAACCGCGAGACCGTACCGCAAGGCCCAGGCTCCGGAACCGACGGATTTCGTCCGTGGTTGAAGGCGCTCAGGCTGAGAGGAAAGGTGCATGTTACCCGTTGATCCAGGCCAGCACGTCCTTCTTGCCCGGCACCTTGCCCACGGCCTTGACCTGGTCGTCCACGATCACGGCTGGGGTGCTGAACACGCCGTACTTCATGAATTCCTGCATATCCGTGACCTTCTCCACCTCAACGGCCCTGCCGGACTCGGCCACGGCTTCCTTGACGATCCGTTCCACTTCCGAGCATTTGGCGCAACCTGGTCCCAATACCTTGATTTTCATGGAAATGCCCTTGTCTGGTTCAATGGTTTAGATTCACAGCTATTTGCTCAATTCCGATTCCAGCCTTTGACTCCTGATTTCTAATCCCTGACTTCTGACTCCTTCGCACAAGACACAGGCATGTTCCTCGACCCTCCGGGCGTTGAAACGGTCCACGCAGGTCAAAAAGCCTTTCACGCACTCCATTCGAAGCGCGTAATAAACGTTGGTTCCTCGCTTTTCGTGGCCCACGACGCCCGCCTCCTTGAGCACGGATAAATGCTTGGACACGGTGGAAATATCCGCGCCCACCAACTCCCGGAGTTCGCAAACGCACCGCTCCCCTTCCAGTAAGGCGTCCACCAGCAAAATCCGGCTGGGATGGCCCAGGGCCTTGAAAATTTTGGATCGAAATTCGTGCTTGTTCCGCATGTCCCCATCCTCCGTGTGCAAATTTGGCAAAATAGGCAAATTTGCTTTCGGCGTCAATCAAGGCCGATGACAGATAGGGAAGGACAGCTTGGGGCGCTATTGCCCCCGCCCTACCTGCTTACTGGGCGAGGGCCTTGTTTATCGATGCGGGTTATTTTACCTCCACCGGCTTGCAAGTCACGTGGCAGATGCCGGTCGGGGTCTGCATGGCGTAAGGGAAATACTTG is a window from the Desulfonatronum thioautotrophicum genome containing:
- a CDS encoding thioredoxin family protein, which gives rise to MNSKTLIGIVVVLIAVLGTIVLIHQHQSGQLDETAVVDLQTLGERAAHVAENGVDPNLLPGTPSDLPRLVDLGADNCIPCKLMASILQELKAEYAEVFTTHFIDVWKKPEAGRQFSVRMIPTQIFYDTEGKELFRHEGFMSKQDILMRWRQLGVNVSTVG
- a CDS encoding cytochrome c biogenesis CcdA family protein, with the translated sequence MDQFFITLNMWITSGTGLAMAGSFLWGMVSVFFSPCHLASIPLIVGYVGGQNRLIEGRAAAVYAGLFSFGLFVTIALVGIICALLGRMLGDIGSWWTILVGLILIWVALDMIGVSGCSMSTGLMSKLKVSGKSGALILGLAYGVLSGSCTFGFIAPILAIITIQDQLANGLMLIILFGIGHCIPIVIAGSSTALVRRILESRSMATGGLWFKRGAGTLIGLLGLYFIALPFFDI
- a CDS encoding thioredoxin family protein, coding for MKIKVLGPGCAKCSEVERIVKEAVAESGRAVEVEKVTDMQEFMKYGVFSTPAVIVDDQVKAVGKVPGKKDVLAWING
- a CDS encoding thioredoxin family protein codes for the protein MHLSSQPERLQPRTKSVGSGAWALRYGLAVLLVGIAVAGWAEDPPEAPVPGMVTVASFGARNCVPCRMMVPIREELQREYEGRAAIVFIDLHRHFELIDHYAIQVIPTLIFYDQDGNEAKRHIGFMDKKSIEAEMARLGVE
- a CDS encoding permease; translated protein: MNWKSEWKPLAVIVTVFLVMYHLPVGLPRFDNAVHEALQLARWYAQEHVLLCLIPAFFIAGAIGVFVSQNSVLKYLGPQANKACAYGVASCSGSILAVCSCTILPLFAGIYRMGAGIGPATAFLYSGPAINILAIVLTARVLGPEMGIARALGAVGFAVVIGLIMHLIYRREEADKAAQAAHMPEDEPTRGLGRTGLYFLSMIGILVFANWGAPEAAEGVWRTVAEHKWMLTAIFAAALAVILPAWFGLPWSRMALVVLPTVALALAFPQEPTIAFVAGFVGLSAVISTREDELGQWFSSSWIFAKQILPLLLIGVFVAGLLLGRPGSEGLIPSQWVSASVGGNSLAANFFASFVGAFMYFATLTEVPILEGLLGSGMGKGPALALLLAGPALSLPNMLVIRSIMGTQKTVVFVCLVMVMATISGMIYGHFWG
- a CDS encoding ArsR/SmtB family transcription factor; amino-acid sequence: MRNKHEFRSKIFKALGHPSRILLVDALLEGERCVCELRELVGADISTVSKHLSVLKEAGVVGHEKRGTNVYYALRMECVKGFLTCVDRFNARRVEEHACVLCEGVRSQGLEIRSQRLESELSK